The Stomoxys calcitrans chromosome 3, idStoCalc2.1, whole genome shotgun sequence genome includes a region encoding these proteins:
- the LOC106082047 gene encoding zinc finger protein 652, producing MDNSGGIINIEDLYHACRVCFKKGVINILDSSLTMTNDNPEMENSPTVGTSNCENVLDLIDIFSNAMDIMELTDVFSFLCEQCLESLKFCHTFYEKLKDSNVMLKQLYNENLNACVEEEHLIEESENEIEEEELNFDNIIVPIGNQDIRHNEVELTIEEETPAALKSIVGNTPVHRTFDENSSLVVTQLVTSALESVRSNEQEYLEFNPIPNLLTVDCKAVEVKGLKQLESLRNPSSMDSPSASTTSPIYMCQYCPQAFTKADFLKTHVLKTHICNFCTQPFKLANDLYRHIRQSHTEHRCVVCQKIFSSTTNLRHHIKRVHHIHLPPKMTLLDFVETVQDERDVAVDYSPETYDSSIYFSNEDNFQ from the exons ATGGATAATAGTGGAGGCATCATAAATATAGAAGATTTATATCACGCATGTCGCGTTTGTTTCAAAAAAGGTGTCATTAATATACTGGATTCTAGTTTAACAATGACCAATGATAATCCAGAAATGGAGAACTCACCCACTGTTGGAACATCTAATTGCGAAAATGTTTTAGATTTAATAGATATATTTAGCAATGCG ATGGATATAATGGAGTTAACGgatgtattttcttttttatgtgaGCAGTGCCTGGAAAGTCTCAAATTTTGTCATACCTTTTATGAGAAACTTAAGGATAGCAATGTTATGTTGAAACAACTCTACAATGAAAATCTCAATGCTTGTGTGGAAGAGGAGCATTTAATCGAAGAATCAGAAAAtgaaatcgaagaagaagaattaaattttgacaatattataGTACCAATAGGCAATCAGGATATTCGGCACAATGAAGTCGAATTAACAATAGAAGAAGAAACACCTGCAGCATTAAAATCCATTGTTGGTAATACCCCTGTACATAGAACATTTGATGAAAATTCTTCGCTGGTGGTAACACAGCTGGTCACCTCCGCGTTAGAGAGTGTGCGCAGCAATGAACAGGAGTATTTAGAATTTAATCCTATACCCAACCTACTAACGGTCGATTGTAAAGCTGTCGAAGTAAAGGGTTTAAAGCAATTGGAATCTTTAAGGAATCCTTCTAGTATGGATAGCCCAAGCGCATCCACAACGTCTCCTATATACATGTGCCAATATTGCCCTCAAGCATTTACCAAAGCCGATTTTCTCAAAACGCATGTTTTAAAAAcccatatttgtaatttttgcaCACAGCCTTTTAAATTGGCGAATGATCTCTACCGACACATAAGGCAATCGCACACAGAACATCGCTGTGTAGTTTGTCAAAAGATTTTTAGTTCGACTACAAATTTGAGGCACCATATCAAACGAGTGCACCATATACATTTGCCACCTAAGATGACTTTGCTGGACTTTGTAGAAACAGTGCAAGACGAACGAGATGTCGCAGTCGACTACTCGCCGGAAACCTATGACAGCagtatttatttttcaaatgaaGATAATTTCCAGTAG